ATCGGGTCGAGGCGGCTCCGCATCGCGCCGGTGGTTCACTCGTCGAGGAAGTTTCCAACCGCCGCTGGGCTCGTGTATTCCCAGAATCGCTGGAAGGCCTCGCGGAGCAGATGGGCCTTCACGCTCCGGAGGTTGTAGCGGAGCAGGTCGTGTAACGTCTCCTCTGTAAATCACCGGTATGAACCTGCTCGAGTCGAGCGTAGCGAGACGAGGGCAGGCCCATACCGGCCGCCAGTTTGAAAAGGCGGGTCATCGAGGCTTTCTTGGAAGTGTCACCTCACCAAGAAGGAACCCGCGATGACCTACCAAGAAGAATGTACGGTGCTCGACGATCTCACGGATCTGCTCATTGAGCACGGGCACCGGCGGGGCTAGCCACAGGCAGGGCGGGCCATCCATGGCCCCGTCCTGCCTGGCAGCCGATGGGAACGCCAAGGGTTCCCATGGCTACCGAGCCCGGCTCAGCCGGGCCGAACAAACCCCGCGGCCCTTGCAGGAGAAGGCCACCACAAACCCCGTGCGGCAGCCGGTGCACAGCGCGCGGGCGAAGCCGAAGCAGAGGAGCCCGCACTC
The Planctomycetota bacterium DNA segment above includes these coding regions:
- a CDS encoding IS91 family transposase — encoded protein: HKIVLENLESWLEWRDRAERPVAAYVEEELRGYLECGLLCFGFARALCTGCRTGFVVAFSCKGRGVCSARLSRAR